The DNA region ATTATCtggtatgtttgttttttttcatgttggctgaagaaaaaaatgttttgagcATTCATTGATTCATCAAAGGAAGACAATTAGGAAGTTTGGAGTTCATCCATTAATAAATGTAGGACCTGCTGGATGCACTGCCTTATAATTTACAAGATCCTCCTGTTTGAAGGGTTAATTGTTACAAAAATATTTGATCCCGTTGTGTTTTTcatgaaatattacaaatagAAAGGAAGCTTTTTTGTAGTAGCTCACTAAGCATACAGTAGTTAATACCAAGAACCATTCTCTCATGGCTAGAGCATACAGTAGTTAATACCAAGAACCATTCTCTCATGGCTAGAGCATACAGTAGTTAATACCAAGAACCATTCTCTCATGGCTAGAGCATACAGTAGTTAATACCAAGAACCATTCTCTCATGGCTAGAGCATACAGTAGTTGATACCAAGAACCATTCTCTCATGGCTAGAGCATACAGTAGTTAATACCAAGAACCATTCTCTCATGGCCAGAAATCATCAAATTGCTATGTGATGGTACACTAATTGAAACAAATTCATACTGAATATTATGAGTAGACCAAATTTATAGAACAGTACCGGGGACAGTACTATAAAacgtttttctttaaaataaggTCTCATCTGTTTATAACATTTGAGACAGTCCCTAAATGTTAAGATTATCCCTTTAGCTATCGACTATGACCCTGCTGTTTTTgttctacagtactgtactgtgattataaacaagaaatatttcttacaaaaaacgctgctcgcttattgacgtaacactatacagttttaaagatatattgtccctctgaaaaatattttttatttcaaatttgtttcttaatgtgtcattttattgtcacataatagttattttacctgaaaaaatgtaatttaaagcaaaaaatacttcaaattgtctgtcagacaatggtttttgagttataattaaatgtttcttttctCTTAGTTATTTATATCCATTACAGATGATCGTGCATTTGAAACAAGTGACTGTGTTACAGCTTTATTTATTAAACCTTATTTAGTGAGGGTAACCCTAAACAGCATaagctgacaatcaaggggccctcataTAAAGATCAAGGTCATCAGCCAGCTGATTTCTATTTTCTTCTATTAACTACAACAATGTCTGAAAGTGGTATTTCCTTATTTTGTTCAACTTCAATTGGCTGATGACCTTGATCTTGTACAGGTGAACTTTatgcatgcaactgaataccctctagacTACTTAAAGTTTGCACAAGTGGAAATAAGGTTTATCGAAAATTGCGTGAGCGATGCATAATGGGAAGGGTTTGGAAGCAATAGCGCCACCACCAGTATATAAAGTTTGTATTTATACGGTGGCGCTATTGCTCCCAAAGCCTTCCCATCATGCCTTGTGCAATGACGTGTCTCGCGAAATCAAggtatttgcgataaaccttattctTCCACAATCTGTTGATtggcgtcaaccaatcaaagggcaagAATCCCAAAATTGTTCAACCATGAGCActcatagactcttttcccagacgttttgtAGGTGCAACAgctggacctataaattatagtggagtttagATTTTCGCATTTATGTCACTCTCTCAGTACTGAACTTGCTGCTAGCTTTATATCTGATTGCGTCATCTCTTGTGACGTAGCTGGCTAAAGCAGCAGCATGAAAAGCTACTGTATTGAATATATTCAATCATTTTACCTTATTACCTTACTTAAtgaagtactgtataatatagttTGCAGATAGCCTAAATTTTGGTTGGGGTGgctaaaataattttcagtcATTGGGTGGTTTGGAGTTTCACATAATATTAGTATCTCTTTGGATATCAATCTGTGATCTATTTGCTGTCTATTAACATATATCagtcatatccattttaaacaatactgtGAACATAATTTATACCAGTATGTGTAatcattttcaaattttctATACAAAATCTCCTCTAATAAAATCTTTTACATCCTTCACCTGtgaaatctttaatttttttttttaatgtggagtgtttattaaattgttattattaatatcgtCAGTAATCCTAAATTCTTTACTCCTTCTTAAAAATCCGCCAAAACCAGAAtctaattttgaaaaaaacaataaccAAAAACAGACAttttattcaacatttattttttctatctaAATTAGGATTTTATCtgtaaaaattgattaaacATTACCGGTAATCCaaaattcttattttattacattaagTCAAGTTTAGTTTTGGCAGTGTTGATTGTATACTGCattttattacagtacattattgATTGTCCTGTTGTACTGTACTACAGCCTTCATACTATGAATTGAAACATACTACAGCTTTCTTCATACTAACAGCCCATTATCTGAAATGTTACAAACATGGTGAAAAACTGTTTTTCTTACAattcacattcatatttaaTGATGAGGGTACTGGTTTTTAAACTATATGAAAGTAAATTATTATGTCACCATTTTGAAACATTTGAGGTGATCCCTATTTGATATTAACACATTTTCACactaatgtattattattattattacaacttACAGTGTGAAAATACtcaattttttattgtatttatgaaTAAACAGGAATAATGTATTACTGGCAATTTATCAACTAATTTGATGAAACATTCACTTTATCAAACTGATTATGTTTTGCAATGATAACATTCTTACAGATTTGTTGCAAGGATGTGAGCAAAACATGTGTATATTTTAAAGTCCAAATGTAGtagtataaaaacaaatacaataacTAGGCCCaagttataaaatatttcattgttttaGCTGTACAATTTCAAATCCTGTACTGTCACTTCTCGATTattaaaactttaatttaaaatgagaCTAAAAAAACTAAATGTGCAGCCTCCCAGTGTCAAGGAggacttttttatttattgaattgttACATTTCAAACATTGTACactatttacattttataatttgtggAGCATGAAACTAAACGCTTGTTTTCAGACAAAAGTCTTGAGTTTTCCTCACGCAATTGTGACACAGTCGCTTCCAGATCTCCAACAGTTTGTAATCGTGCACATACTTCAGGACTTAATGGTAGCCCATCATTCCCATTACAATTGATATTTTGTTGTCTTTTTACTTTTTGAATTCCCTCCAATTCATTTACTTTACTTGATAGTGCCAACACCTCTGACACAAGATCTTTTTTTGACATATTCTCTAGTCTTTCAGATTGAAAATCATTGTAAACAGCTGTAAAATCCTTCTCATGATATCCGCCAACAACAATATCATCAAATGCATCATCCGAAGATTCTAAGTCAGTTTTTATCATTGCAACACTAGAAAAATCTGGAGTCTCAACTTTATGGTCTTCCATAAGAAATTGAGTTGTATTATAAGGTGTGGGTCTATTTTCTCTTCTTTTTGCTGCTCTTGCAGCTTCACGTTCATCGACTTCCTTTCTCTCTTCCCAGGTCAACTCTGTGTAAGGTTTC from Antedon mediterranea chromosome 2, ecAntMedi1.1, whole genome shotgun sequence includes:
- the LOC140040740 gene encoding protein HEXIM1-like; the encoded protein is MTIVEIMSLTDESDRNVSFEPEGTDGDDEGTEPERSPTRPRLRRPISSTPGSFMALRQQNYVGQQQQRGPKPIDNLEFQNISDSMPHKNEHIQRSHNIGVGVHKNHGGNVKKRRRGKKRHNTTNNNNKKKWKPYTELTWEERKEVDEREAARAAKRRENRPTPYNTTQFLMEDHKVETPDFSSVAMIKTDLESSDDAFDDIVVGGYHEKDFTAVYNDFQSERLENMSKKDLVSEVLALSSKVNELEGIQKVKRQQNINCNGNDGLPLSPEVCARLQTVGDLEATVSQLREENSRLLSENKRLVSCSTNYKM